The region TCTATTTTTTAATTGTGCTTCAAATTTTTTCTCAAAAGATGTTTTATCTTTTACAGTAATAAGACTTGGATTATTTTTTGTGCTTCCTGCTACAGTAAAATTAATAGGTAACCAATAAGGAACAATAACTGCTTTACCTCTTTGTATTCCTGGTTTTAGTTTTGGTATTAATTTTAAAACTCTAATGGCTTCATTGGCTAACTCAGTATTAGCAGCTCTAGCTTGAATATCTACTACGTCTCCATTTGTATCAATTTTAAATGAGGCTCTAATTTTATGTTTTCCTGTTAAATTTAAGTCTTCAGCTAAACTAGTATTAAAGTTTTTCAAGATTAGTTTTGAAAGGGCTTTATCAAAACATTGCTTTTTTTCTGTATTTGTACCTGTATCACAACCAGGAAATACAGGTACTTCTTCTATAATGTTTATTGGTACTTCTACAATCTCTTCTTCTACGAACCTTACCTCGTGGACTTCTGTAGTTGTAGTTGTTGGCTCTACTTGTTTATCTAAAGTCCAGTTAACTCTATCTTTATTTTCCTCACCTAAAAAAAGCTGCATATCTCTTTTTTTACTGTTATTGGAAGAGAATTTGTAACGGATTGAATTACCAGATTTTAACCTTAATTCTTTACCTTTTTTATTAGCTTTTACAAACAACATGCCTCCAGTTTCCAATTGTTTATCATCAGACATAGTAGTTAAATTAGCTAATAACATATCTGATAGTTGATAATATTCTGTAACTTCTATATTAATATTCCCTCTAGCTAATTTACCATTTGTGTCTATAAAACATTTTGCAGGTATGTTTAAAACTGTTCCTTCTTTAAACGTTATTGTTGTTTCTTTTTCGTTATTAATCGTTTTGATTACTGGTTGTTTTTTTACTGAATTGTAAAATGATTTTAAATCTTGTCCTGAAATAATATTTTTATCTTCAACTTGTTTTACAACTGATGATTTTTCTTGAAATTCTTCTTTTTTATCTTCTCTATTATTAATAATTTTTGGTCTTAAACTATCTTTTATTACGATTCTTTTTTTTGTTATTTTTTGTTTGTCATTGTTTATTAAATCAATATTCGTTTCAATTAAATTTTGATTTTTATGTTCTAAATTTGGAGTTGTTTCTGTTTTTAAAAGCAAGTTATAAGTTAAGATTGAAACTAAAACAACAACACTTATTAAACCAATAATTTTAATCCATTTTAATTGAATATAACTAATTTTTGCAGACGTAATTTCAGCTTTAAGCTGTGTGCGTTTTATTCCTTCTAAGATTATTAAATGCTCTTGGTAAACAGTATTAAATTCTGCATCAGTTTTAAGCTTGTTTTCAAAAACTAAAACCTCTGTTTTTGATAATTCTTTATTTAAATATTGATTAATTAAGTCTATATGTTGTGTGTGATTGTCCATGTCTGTCCCGAATTAAGATTGATAATTTTGATGAAAGATGTCTTTTGCTTTTTTCAAGCATTTATACTTCTGGTTTTTAGCAATTTTTTCAGATTTAAATTGCATTGTAACTGCTATCTCTTTAAAAGAAATTCTTTTTAAATAAAATAGCTGAAGTAATTGTTGGCATCGTTCTCCTAATTCGCGAAAGGCGTTTTCGGCAAACCGATATTTTTTTTCTTCTAAAACATGATGAAAATTTGAGACCTCATCATCTTTTAAATCATGAAGCTCTTGGGTAGAAAATTTGTTTTGCATATCCTTCCAAACAAATCTTGATACAGAATATAAATAGGTGTAAAATGAAGCAGTTAACTTAAAGTCTGACTTTTCTAAATTTCGGTTTAAGATAATTAATGCTTCCTGAAATACATCTTGTGCATCAGAAGGTTTTCCTCCTTTAGATAAAACTAATTTCTCTATTCTTGGATATAATCTATAAAGCGCTTTAAAAGCTTTTTGACGTTGTCCTATTTTAAAGAATTCTAATATTTTTTTGTCATTCATAAAATATCTTTATTCTTTAATGGTCAAAACATTAAAAGGTCTCCTCTATTTTTTTGATATTAATTTGACTAATTGTGGATTCCTGCTTTCGCAGGAATGACAAACGTATTAAACGCATTCGATTAAGTGCTGATTACTTAGTATTACTAATTTAAAACCCTCTCTCCTTTTGCAAATACTCGTATGCTTTTTGGACTTGCTTAAATTTATCTTCTGCACCTTTTTTATGCTCGTCTCCTAAATGCTCTACACGATCTGGATGGTATTTTTTAGCCATAGTTCGGTAAGCCTTTTTTATTTGATCTACAGTTGCAGTTTTATTAATTTCTAAAATCTTATACGCATTGTCACTACTGTTATAAAACATAGCTTTAATACTAGTATAATCACGACTACTAATGCCTAAATAATTAGAAATACGGTTAATCTCTGCTTCTTCATCGTCTGTCACCATTTGGTCTGCTTTTGCAATACCAAATAAAAAGTGAAGTAATTGTAAACGCGCTGCATGATCCATCATTTGTTGGATTTGTCTACAAACATCTCTAGTAGATATAGTTTGTTTACTAACACTTTTAAAGAGTTTAAACGCTTTGTTGGCTCTGTCTTTACCATATAATTCTACAAACTTATTACGAACAAAATCCAGCTCGCGTTGGTCTTGACTTCCGTCTGCTTTTATAACTACAGATGCTAAGATTAATAAACTAACTTCAAAGTCTCCAGAAGTGGTTTGAGCACGACGTTGTTGTTGGGTTCTGTAGTTTGGTCTGGTTCTATAATTAGGTTGTCTACGTTGTTGTCTTTGCTGGTTTTTAGGGTTTCCATCACCTAACAAAAAACCGCCTTTACTTGACATGGCATCACCTAAGCTACCTATTGCTAATCCAATAATTGCACCTATTGGTCCACCTAAAGACCAACCTAAAGTGGCACCAATCCATTTTAATCCGCTCATAAATTTTAATCTTATTTTAAAAAGTAAATATACTACTTTGTTAGTACACTTTAAATGGGTTTTGTTACTACTGTTGGTGGATTAGTGCGTTAAGGATTACTCATACATGTTATTTTGAAAGAAATAGTAAGTGCTGCGCAATTGTAACGACATCCTTTTTTGTGCGCGCTTATACGCAAAAAAGATATAGTGAATAGTCTGACCTTATGGCACCATAGTGACATAAGGTAATGTTAAAATATAAATTGCATGGTTTTTGATTATCTTTGCACGAGATAGATTTATAAACATAAAATTACAATATATGTATCCAGCAGAATTAGTAAAACCAATGCGTGAAGACTTAACTAACGTAGGTTTTGAAGAATTACATACAGCAGAAGCAGTAAACGAAGCAATAGCAAAAGAAGGCACGACATTAGTGGTTGTAAACTCGGTTTGTGGTTGTGCAGCAGCTAATGCAAGACCAGGAGCTAGAATGAGTTTGCAAAATGACAAAAAACCATCAAATATTGTGACGGTTTTTGCAGGTGTAGATAAAGAAGCAACAGACCAAGCTAGAGCACACATGGTACCATTTCCTCCAAGCTCACCAAGTATGGCTTTATTTAAAAACGGAGAATTAGTACACATGTTAGAGCGTCATCATATTGAAGGTCGTCCAGCAGAACTAATTGCTGAAAATCTAATTGATGCTTACAACGAGCATTGCTAGAAGACACTAAAAAGTATTTAATTTAAACCACGATTTTTATCGTGGTTTTTTTATTTTTGAATACTATTAATCTTAACCATGAGAAAGCTTTTAGCTTATCCTTTAACTTGTATATATTACCTTTTTTTTGGGTTAAGCTTGCTTGTATTTCATCCCATACAATGGATTTGTTTTAACGTATTTGGTTACCAAGCTCATAAAAAAAGTGTGGATTATTTAAACTTTTGTTTGACACGTTGTTTGCATATTTTAGGGATTAGATTTAGCTTTAAAGTCCCAAAAGACTTGCCTAAAAATGTTCCTATTATCTTAGTTGCAAATCATCAAAGTATGAACGACATACCACCAATAATTTGGTTTATGCGTCGTTTTCATGTAAAATTTGTAAGTAAAAAAGAATTAGGTAAAGGTATACCAAGCGTGTCTTATAATTTACGTCATGGTGGCTCTGTTTTAATAGATAGAAAAAATCCTAAACAAGCTGTTGAGAAAATAAAAGAGATGGCTTATTATATTGAAACCCATAATAGAGGTGTTGTTATTTTCCCAGAAGGTACACGTAGTCGTGATGGTCATCCAAAGCCTTTTCAAACACGTGGTTTAGCAACTTTAATTGAAGCTGCTCCAAATGCTTACATCATCCCATTAACGATTAATAATTCTTGGAAAACGTTGATGTACGGAAAATTCCCAATGGGAATTGGAGCGCATCTAAAATTTAAAGTTCACCAACCCTTAAAAGTGAGTGATTTTGAAACTAAACCCTTGATAGAATTGGTTGAAACTACTATAAAAAATGACATCATCGTTGGATAACAATATACTTATAGAGCATACAAAGCAATTTGTAAAAGACACTTTAAAGGATGCTGAAGGTGGACACGATTGGTTTCACACCCTAAGAGTGTTTAACAATAGCTTACTTATCTCTAAGTATGAGGATGTTGATCTATTAGTGGTTAAACTTGGCGCTTTATTGCATGATATTGCAGATAGCAAATTCCATGATGGAGATAATACTATTGGCCCTAAATTAGCTGGCGAATTTTTGTTGAAACAAAATGTGGACTCAGCAACCATAAACCATGTGATTAAGATTATTGAAAACATCTCATATAGTTCTAATATTGGAAATGCTCAAGCTTTTAAATCTAAAGAACTTGATGTGGTTCAAGATGCTGACCGATTAGATGCTTTGGGTGCTATTGGAATTGCACGTACCTTTAACTATGGTGGATTTAAAAACAGAGCACTTTATAATCCAGAGATTAAACCCAACTTAAAAATGAGTCAGGCTGAATATAAAGGGTCGACTGCGCCAACCATTAATCATTTTTACGAAAAACTACTGCTTTTAAAAGATACAATGAATACCAAAACGGGTAAAAAAATTGCGGAAAAACGTCATGATTATATGGTTGCGTTTTTAAAGCAATTTTTTTCTGAGTGGGACGGTGAAAAATAGTTTAAAATAGCTTTAATTGATTGTCTTTATAGACTTCATGTAAAGATGTATTTAATTTTGGCATGGCTTTATCTTTAAAGTATTTATGTCTTGCCAATTTGACTAAATCATTAATCTGTTTTGCTATTTGACCTTCGCCACGCATACGTGTTCCATAACGAGAATCGTTTAGGTGTCCTCCATGACAATTTTCTATTTGATGTAATACTTTGTCTGCACGATCAGGTAATGTTTTTTTAATCCAATCTGTAAAAATCTCGCCTATTGCGCCATTTAATCTTACGATAGTATGTGCAATACTCAATGCACCTGCTTCACTAACTGCTTTTGCCAATGGTAATACCTCATGACTATTAATGGCTGGTATTAAAGGTGCCAACATTACGTTTACTGGAATGTTATTATCGCTTAACACTTTTACAGTTTCTAACCGTTTTTTTATGGTTGCTGTTCTAGGTTCTAAAATACGTCTTGTGGTTTCTGACAATGACGTGATAGAGATATTGACACTAATTAAATGGTCTTTTGCCAAAGCTTTTAAAAGGTCTAAATCCCTAAGAATTAAACTATTTTTAGTGATGATAGCAACTGGATGTTTATACTTCAAAAACACTTTTAAACATTGTCTAGTAATTTTAAAGTGTTGTTCTGCTGGTTGATAACAATCGGTATTGCCTGACATGACAATGGGTTGTGCTTTCCAACTTTTCTTTTTTAAAAATTGCTCTAATAATTCTGGTGCTTTCTTTTTTACTAAAATACGTCGTTCAAAATCTAATCCTGCACTATAACCCCAAAACTCGTGACTATTCCTTGCGTAACAATAGATGCAACCATGCTCGCATCCTTGATACATATTCATGCAATACGCCATACCAACATCTGGACTGGTCACTTTATTGACAATTGTTTTTGGAAAGACTTCTAGATATTGAGTCTTATTTTTATCTGCTTGCTCACCTTCTTTTTCGCAGTATTCTAAAAAATCATCACGCTGTTCGTGAGTCAATTCAAAAAAACGATTATGCGTATTAAGCTGCGCACCTCTTCCTTTTATCTTTGAATTATTTAACATATTTGTGAATTTTTGTAAAATTACAAATAATACTTATCAAAAATTAAATTATAATTTTGTGTTATTAACAAAAAAAGCTTCAATGTATAATTGAAGCTTTTATAATTGGTTGGTATAATTTTTACTACTCTAACACAGGAGTTACTGTATAACCAGCTTTTTTTAGTAGATTAATAACGCCTTGTTCTCCTCCTAAATGTCCTGCTCCTACTGCATAAAAAACAGCGTCTTCTTTTGAATATTCTGCAAATTTAGGTATCCAGTTATTGTTTCTGTCATCTAAAAATAATTTCATTGCTTCAATATCTCCATCCATATAATCATCCATATAATCATACATACCATCAACATCTTCTGCTAAATATAAGTCCAATAACTTTTGGTAAGTATCTGCATTTTTCTCTGGATCTTCAATCATTTCAATAAATTTATCTAGTTGCTCATCGTATGGCTCAGCTTCAAAAATATTGACTTGATCTGCAAATGTTTCTAATCCTTCCATATCTTTTTCAGCTTGCTTTGTCATTTCTATAAATGTCATTTCGTAGCTAGCTACTTCTTCTTCTATAGATGCAGTCATTATTACAGACATTAACATAAAAGGTTTAAACTTATTATAATTAGCCATACCAACTCCTGTTTTTTCTTTTAGATAGTTGTCTAGAATAACATACTCGTCATCATCCAAATATGACTTTAGCTCTTCACCTTCTTTTAAAAAGGCATTTTTCATGACATCTGCACTAAAACTTGGATCTGCCATATCAATCTCTAAAGCTACTTTATCACATTTATCAAAAGCATTCTTTACTTTATTTGAAATTTTAAAGTCCTTTTTTGGTAATAAATGAATAGTCCCAAAAAGATATGAGGTTTTAATACTATCTCCTTCTATCTTCCAAAGATTAGTATTTGGATTGTCCTGTGCATTTAAATTAAATATAGCTACAACAGCTAAAAATAATGTTACTATTAATTGTTTTAAATTTTTCATAATTATATGGTTTAAAGTATTAGTGTTTATATTAAAATGTTTGTTACAAATTCTACTAGTAATTTTGTTATTGTTATCATTATTTTAGATTTAGAAATATATTTCTTGTATTAGATATATTGCAATTCCAGCTACTAAGCCTATACAGAATTTAATTATCTGAATTCGATTTGAGTTTTTAATTTTCATTTTTACTATTATTAGTGTTATTTATAGATACTGACTTGCGTTGACCTTTGTCAATAAAGTCTAAAGTTATCAGGTTAAAATCTTTTATTCCTTTGACTTTGCTTTGCAAAAGTTTGTCAATACGTTTTACTTCATTGTTAAAATCAAGATAAGTGCAGTCTGTTAATTGGTATTCTGCTTTTTCAGTAGAAAATCCATCATTCCAACTATATTGTAATCCTAAACTGTATAATGATTGTGTTACTTCTTTACAATCACAATTTTCATTTAATACGGTTAAAATGTCTTCTGCTACTTTACTTCCCTTTTTTTGGTTATCGTAAAATCCTTTTATGATTGATACTGTTAGTATTGAAATGAAAATTGATATAAAAAATGTTTTCTTGTGTTTTAATGCTTCCATAATTTTGTGTGTTAATTGGTTGTTATTTCTGAAGTCAAAGTACCTTCAAAAAAAACCATAAAACAAGAGAAGCTTCCCTAGTTTTAGAAAAATAGGGTTGTAAAAAATAATTATAACTAATTGATAAACAGTTGTTTAAAATGAATTCTCAAAAATTACTTACTACAAAGAATAGCAAGCCCTAAATTTATAAATTTAGGGTAAAATCAGAGTGATTTAAGCTAAAGCTTTAAGCTGTTTGATATAAAAAGAAGGGTTTAAATCGGTATGCTGCTTAAAGTATTTTGTAAACGAATCTGCACTTTTATAACCTAATTCTTCTGCTATAGATTGAATAGAAAAAGAACGAAATCTACTATCTTCTTTTAACCTAATTATTGCATAATTAATACGCAGATCGTTTATGTAAGTATTAAAATTTTTCTGGTAATGCGCATTTATAACTTTAGATAAATACGAGGTGTTTGTCTTAATTTTTTTAGCCACATTATAAGAGTTGCACTCTTTTTTTAAAAAGTATTCTTGCTCTTCAAGTTTTAGTAAACCTTCTAAAATTTGCTGTTTTACTTCTTCATTTACTTCTGTAGAAGTACTTTCGTCTAAAACCTCATCTTTAGTATCGACTATTTTAGTATTGCTATCTGAAGTATTGAATTTACTTAGTAATTCCTGAAATTTAATTTCGTTTTGCTTTTTATTTCTGTAGAATTTTAAAAGAAAAAACAATAACGCTAAGATGACTATTGATGCCACTAAAGCCAAGTATTTTAGATAGTTTCCTTTTTTATTGCTTTCAGATTTAATAGCATCTAATTCTGCTTTAAATGATTTTAATTCTTCATTTTTAAAAGAAGAAATTACTGTGTCTTGAATTTTACTAAACTCTTCAGTTGTATGGATGTATTTTTCAAAATAGAAGTTTGATTTTTCAATATTACCAGTATGCTTATATGCTTTAGCTAACAGTTTGTAATGATCATCCATAAATCCTTCTTCCTCCTGTCTTACGCCATAATCATGCGCTCCTTTTTCTAAAACAGAAATTGCTTTATCATACTGCTTAAGACCCATGTAAGCACGTCCATAACATCCAGAATACAACAAACTATCGCCTTTACTAAGTGGTAAACAATAGGTTTTTGAAATTTCGAAATTTGATATTGCTTGTTTAAAATTATTATACAACAAATCAACTTCTCCTTTTGTTCTATAAAATGCTTTAGACAAACAACTGTCTTTTACTAATTCATTAATATTTATTGCTTCATCAATATAGGCTTTGGCAGAATCCTTTTGTTTAGAGTTAATGTAAGAACGACTAATAAAATATAAAGATGAAATCTCTGCGCTTAATCTTCTATCTTCATTATTTGAGTCTCCTATTTGTGTTTGTCCTCTATTTAATTTTAAAGCTTCCTTTTGATATGATAATGCTTTTTCATGATCGCCAATTACAGACTTTACATATCCTAACTGCGTTAAAATTATGCTTTGAAACTTATAGTTATTAATTGATTTTGCAATATTTAAAGCTTTAGTATACTTCTCTATAGATTTACCCCAAATACCCTGAAAAAAATATGTGTTAGCTAACACATAAAAGTTTTGTAATACATGGTCTTGTAAATCATATTTTGCAGCAAGCTCAAGTATCCTTTCCTCTTCTGTTTTAAAATCTCCAAAATTTCTATCTAAAATATTAGCATGAATATATTTAGCTAAACCAGATATTTCTTCTTTTGGATTAGCTTCTTTTTTTGCTTTGCTTATATAGTAAAGCGTAACTTCTTTTGCTAAATCAGCATCAGTTTGAAAAGTTTTATTTATTAAGTCTGATAGCTCTTCATAACTCTTTAATGAAAGAGAATCTGTCTCTTGAGCAGAAAGCGTAGTAATAAAAAAAAGAAATAAAAAGGTAAACCTCATTAATTAAAGGATTGTCAATAATTATATAACATTGAAATTATTTTCCAGGAAAATCCGCCTTTCGTTTTTCTAAAAATGCAGTAGTCCCTTCTTTAAAATCTTCGGTTCCAAAGCAGTCTCCAAATTGATCGATTTCTACTTTAAAGCCATCCACTCCATCTTTATAATTAGCATTTATAGCTTTTATTGCTTTGCTAATGGCTACTGAAGAATTACGCATAATTTTACCAGCTATTTTTTCTGCTAATGGTAATAATTCGTCTTGTGCTACAACATGATTAACTAAACCATAGTTTAAAGCTGTTTGTGCATCTATCATACCTGCTGTCATTACTAGTTCCATAGCACGACCTTTACCTACTAATTGTGGTAGACGTTGTGTACCTCCATATCCAGGTATGACTCCTAAACTAACTTCTGGTAAACCCATTTTTGCGTTGTCACTTGCCACTCTAAAATGACAAGCCATAGCCAATTCTAATCCACCACCAAGTGCAAAACCATTAACTGCTGCAATAACTGGAGTGCTTAAATTTTCGACAAAATCAAACAATAGTTCTTGACCTTTTGCTGCTAGTTTTCCGCCATTTTCCACACTAAAATTAGCAAACTCGCTTATATCTGCTCCTGCTACAAATGCTTTTTCGCCACTACCAGTTACGATTATTACTTTGGTGTTTTTATCTTTATTAGCAGTATCAAATGCGCTGTGTAATTCTTCAATAGTAGCTTTATTTAAAGCATTTAATTTTGAAGGTCTATTAATAGTAATGGTTGTTATTCCATTTTGGGATGCTGTAAGTATGTTTTCGTAATTCATTGAGTTTGTATTTTATAAAAACGTATCATTTATTCTTGCCTACGCAAGACATTATTGCTTAGGAAAAGTAACTGTAAACGTTGTGCCTTGTCCTTCTTCAGACACAAAGGTAATTGTTCCTTGGTAAGTTTCCACAATATTTTTAACCATTGCTAACCCAAGACCCATTCCGCTTGATTTAGTTGTAAATTTAGGTTCAAAGACTTTGGGTTTATTTTCGTCAGTAATCCCTTTTCCATTATCTGAAATAGTTATAATTACATCATTATCTTTTTCTGAAACGGTCACGACTAAATTAGGCGTTTTATCTTCAGGTATGGCTTGAATCCCGTTTTTAACCAAATTAGTTACCACTCTAATTAATTGTGTTCTATCAAACTTGGCAATAATCTCTTCTTTTTCTGGCTGAAATATGATATAATCTTCATTAAAAATATCTAGCGCTAAATCTATAATTTTAACCACATTAAGGGTTTCGTTTTGTTGTGCTGGCATTTTAGCAAAGTTGGAAAACGCACTTGCTATAGAGCTCATGGTATCTATTTGCTGTATTAACGTTTTACTGTATTCATCTAACTTCTGAACAATATTTGGGTCTTGTGGATCAAACTTACGCTGAAAACTCTGCACAGTTAATCGCATTGGTGTTAATGGATTTTTAATCTCGTGTGCCACTTGTTTTGCCATTTCTCTCCATGCTTGTTCACGCTCGCTTTTGGCTAATTTTACAGCACTTTCTTCTAATTGGTCAATCATACTGTTGTACGATTTTACTAATGTAGAAATTTCTTCAGTAGTACTTTCTATTTCAATTTTTTGATTGCGTTTTTCTAAACGCGTTTGATTCATTTTATCACTAATTGTTTTTAGAGTTCGAGTGATATATTTTGATAAAAAATAGGCTAATGCAATTGCTGTTACAAGCATTAAAATATAAGTATAGCCTAAACGTTCAAAAAACTCGTTAAGCTCTCTAGACAGGAAATCGTCATTTTCTAAATAAGGTAAATTTAAAATAGCCAGAGGTTTAAACTTAGGGTCTGTTATGTATGTATAAGATGATCTAAAGTTTTCACCTTTTTCTTCACGTAATTCAACAAATTTATGCCCAGATGTATTAGATAACTTATTTAATATTTCAGCTTTAATACAAGTTTCAACAGTGTCTTGTGGCAAACTTGCTTTAGAGGAGATTAATAGTGTTCCTTCTAAATCGTATAGGTTAACTTTAAGACCATGGATATCTGCTATTTTATAAATTTCGTCTTTAAAAATTAATGGTAATTTTTCAGGAATCACTTCAAACGTTGTCTCTCTAATAACAAAATCTAGGTGACGTTTGATGTTTTTTTCTTTACGCTCTAATCGCTGTTGATGGTAGTCTTGGGTTTCTTCACTGTATTGATAAGCTGCCACTAAAGCAATTAAAATGGAGGCTAACAGCACCAAAAAAATCATAGCAAAAAAGATGCGAAGTCGTAAAGAGAGTTTTGTTATTTTCATTGCTTAAATATAGCAATAATCAAACCAAAATATAAAGCAAATAGGGTTTTAAGCATTTGGGTTTTTATCGCGAATGCGTTTATATAATTTAAACCCTAACATTAAAAGCAATCCTAAAACTAAAATACCCACTACACCAAACACCCAATTGATAGCACTTTTAAGTATGACTAAAAAAACAACTGCAAACAGTATAAATGTAGCACCTTCGTTATATAAACGCATAAAATTAGAGGTTTTCTTAACTACATCGTTTTGTAATTGTTTAAAAAATATATGAGTTTGATACTGATAAATAAAGAGCAACAACACAAATCCTAATTTTACATGCATCCAAGGTTGTTGTAACCAAAAGGGTTGTAAAATTAATAACCAAACCGCGAAGATAGTTGCTAAAATGGCACTTGGCCAAGTAATAATATACCACAAGCGTTTGGTCATAAGTTTAAGTTGATGTCCTAGAATGTCTTTATCTGGTAAGGGTTTATGAAACGCTTCTATTTGATATACAAATAGCCTAGGAATATAGAACAAACCTGCAAACCAAGTGACTACAAATATTAGGTGTAACGCTTTTATGTAATTGTAATATTCCATTAGTCTTCTATAAATAAGTAGTTTAATTGCTTAGCGTTAAATGCTGAGTTAAAAGCACTAATTTCATCACTAATAATTTTATTGAACACCTCTAATTGCTCGTTGATTTTTAAAGTCAATTCGTTTTTAACAGCTATATCTTGCTCTGTTGGTGCAAAATCACCCATTCTTACTAATGAGTTTAAATGTCCTAATTTATTAGTTAACCTAATCGGAAAATTTAAAGGATCCTGACCACTTCTGTTTTTAGTTTGGTATAAGGCTTCTTCTATTTTGGTGAATTGCTCTTTCAAACTTTTCGCTTTGTCTACTAAGTCTTTCAAATTATCGTCGTCTTTGTATTGGGCTTCAAAAGCAGATAATTGCTCGCTTACACGCCTCATTTTTTTAATGGCTTTA is a window of Olleya sp. YS DNA encoding:
- a CDS encoding AraC family transcriptional regulator, which gives rise to MRFTFLFLFFITTLSAQETDSLSLKSYEELSDLINKTFQTDADLAKEVTLYYISKAKKEANPKEEISGLAKYIHANILDRNFGDFKTEEERILELAAKYDLQDHVLQNFYVLANTYFFQGIWGKSIEKYTKALNIAKSINNYKFQSIILTQLGYVKSVIGDHEKALSYQKEALKLNRGQTQIGDSNNEDRRLSAEISSLYFISRSYINSKQKDSAKAYIDEAININELVKDSCLSKAFYRTKGEVDLLYNNFKQAISNFEISKTYCLPLSKGDSLLYSGCYGRAYMGLKQYDKAISVLEKGAHDYGVRQEEEGFMDDHYKLLAKAYKHTGNIEKSNFYFEKYIHTTEEFSKIQDTVISSFKNEELKSFKAELDAIKSESNKKGNYLKYLALVASIVILALLFFLLKFYRNKKQNEIKFQELLSKFNTSDSNTKIVDTKDEVLDESTSTEVNEEVKQQILEGLLKLEEQEYFLKKECNSYNVAKKIKTNTSYLSKVINAHYQKNFNTYINDLRINYAIIRLKEDSRFRSFSIQSIAEELGYKSADSFTKYFKQHTDLNPSFYIKQLKALA
- a CDS encoding CopD family protein translates to MEYYNYIKALHLIFVVTWFAGLFYIPRLFVYQIEAFHKPLPDKDILGHQLKLMTKRLWYIITWPSAILATIFAVWLLILQPFWLQQPWMHVKLGFVLLLFIYQYQTHIFFKQLQNDVVKKTSNFMRLYNEGATFILFAVVFLVILKSAINWVFGVVGILVLGLLLMLGFKLYKRIRDKNPNA
- a CDS encoding enoyl-CoA hydratase-related protein, encoding MNYENILTASQNGITTITINRPSKLNALNKATIEELHSAFDTANKDKNTKVIIVTGSGEKAFVAGADISEFANFSVENGGKLAAKGQELLFDFVENLSTPVIAAVNGFALGGGLELAMACHFRVASDNAKMGLPEVSLGVIPGYGGTQRLPQLVGKGRAMELVMTAGMIDAQTALNYGLVNHVVAQDELLPLAEKIAGKIMRNSSVAISKAIKAINANYKDGVDGFKVEIDQFGDCFGTEDFKEGTTAFLEKRKADFPGK
- a CDS encoding HAMP domain-containing sensor histidine kinase — translated: MKITKLSLRLRIFFAMIFLVLLASILIALVAAYQYSEETQDYHQQRLERKEKNIKRHLDFVIRETTFEVIPEKLPLIFKDEIYKIADIHGLKVNLYDLEGTLLISSKASLPQDTVETCIKAEILNKLSNTSGHKFVELREEKGENFRSSYTYITDPKFKPLAILNLPYLENDDFLSRELNEFFERLGYTYILMLVTAIALAYFLSKYITRTLKTISDKMNQTRLEKRNQKIEIESTTEEISTLVKSYNSMIDQLEESAVKLAKSEREQAWREMAKQVAHEIKNPLTPMRLTVQSFQRKFDPQDPNIVQKLDEYSKTLIQQIDTMSSIASAFSNFAKMPAQQNETLNVVKIIDLALDIFNEDYIIFQPEKEEIIAKFDRTQLIRVVTNLVKNGIQAIPEDKTPNLVVTVSEKDNDVIITISDNGKGITDENKPKVFEPKFTTKSSGMGLGLAMVKNIVETYQGTITFVSEEGQGTTFTVTFPKQ